A genomic stretch from Bacillus sp. E(2018) includes:
- the hisS gene encoding histidine--tRNA ligase, with protein sequence MSINIPRGTKDILPGEVEKWQLIEQKAKEVSARFNYKEIRTPIFEHTDLFQRGVGDSTDIVQKEMYTFNDRGDRSLTLRPEGTAPVTRSYVENKMFGLPGQPVKLFYIQPMFRYERPQAGRYRQFVQFGIEAMGSADPAIDAEVISLAMTVYKELGLTKLRLVLNTLGDAESRKSHKEALIAHFEPRIDEFCSDCQNRLLKNPLRILDCKKDRDHELMKSAPSILEHLNQESKTYFEEVKNSLNAMNIEYVIDPTLVRGLDYYNHTAFEIMSEAEGFGAITTLSGGGRYNGLVEDLGGPATPSIGFAMSLERLLLALEAEGITLETEEELDCYVVALGDEAKQKSVAILSQLRQAGIKSDKDYLDKKMKAQFKAADRLKAKFVAILGEEELSKGIINVKNMDSGEQSEVAIEKLSTFLKQGK encoded by the coding sequence ATGAGTATTAATATTCCAAGGGGAACGAAAGATATACTCCCAGGAGAAGTAGAAAAATGGCAGCTGATCGAACAAAAAGCAAAAGAAGTATCAGCTCGATTCAATTATAAAGAGATTCGAACGCCGATTTTTGAGCACACTGATCTTTTCCAACGCGGTGTAGGCGATTCAACAGATATCGTTCAAAAAGAGATGTATACGTTCAATGATCGAGGAGACCGCAGTCTAACTCTTAGACCAGAAGGGACAGCGCCTGTAACTCGATCTTATGTTGAAAATAAAATGTTTGGATTACCTGGACAGCCTGTAAAACTTTTTTACATCCAACCGATGTTTCGTTATGAAAGACCACAAGCTGGTCGATATCGTCAATTTGTACAGTTCGGTATTGAAGCGATGGGTTCAGCTGATCCTGCCATTGATGCAGAAGTAATCTCGCTTGCGATGACAGTGTACAAAGAGCTTGGGTTAACAAAGCTCCGACTTGTGCTGAATACGCTAGGTGATGCTGAAAGCCGTAAATCTCATAAGGAAGCTTTGATCGCACACTTTGAACCTAGAATCGATGAGTTCTGTTCCGATTGCCAAAATCGATTATTGAAGAATCCTTTAAGAATTCTAGATTGTAAAAAAGACCGAGATCATGAACTAATGAAGAGCGCTCCATCGATCCTTGAACACTTAAACCAAGAATCAAAAACGTATTTTGAAGAAGTGAAAAACAGCTTGAATGCGATGAATATCGAGTATGTGATCGATCCTACACTCGTACGTGGACTTGATTATTATAACCACACTGCATTTGAGATCATGAGTGAAGCTGAAGGTTTTGGTGCCATCACAACGCTTAGTGGAGGCGGCAGATACAATGGTCTTGTTGAAGATCTTGGAGGGCCAGCTACACCAAGCATCGGATTTGCGATGAGCTTAGAACGTTTGTTATTAGCACTTGAAGCAGAAGGCATCACACTTGAAACAGAAGAAGAATTAGATTGTTACGTTGTAGCACTAGGTGATGAAGCGAAGCAAAAATCAGTAGCGATCTTAAGTCAGCTTCGTCAAGCAGGGATTAAGAGTGACAAAGATTACTTAGATAAAAAGATGAAAGCACAATTTAAAGCAGCCGACCGATTAAAAGCGAAGTTTGTAGCTATTCTAGGTGAAGAAGAACTATCAAAAGGAATCATCAACGTGAAGAATATGGATTCCGGAGAACAGTCGGAAGTAGCGATCGAGAAGTTGAGCACATTTTTGAAGCAAGGTAAATAA
- a CDS encoding adenine phosphoribosyltransferase: protein MDYKPFISVVENFPIEGIRFKDITSLMSDGAVYKQAMDDIAVYAKEKQVDVIVGPEARGFIVGCPVAYTLGLGFVPVRKEGKLPREVIKVDYGLEYGKDVLTMHKDAIKPGQRVLITDDLLATGGTIEATIKLVEELGGVVVGIAFMIELTYLDGRKKLSGYDIFTLTQY, encoded by the coding sequence TGGATTATAAGCCGTTTATTTCAGTAGTAGAGAATTTCCCAATCGAAGGCATTCGTTTTAAAGATATTACTTCACTAATGTCTGATGGTGCAGTATATAAACAAGCAATGGATGACATTGCTGTATACGCAAAAGAAAAACAGGTAGACGTGATCGTTGGACCTGAAGCACGTGGATTTATCGTAGGTTGCCCTGTCGCTTACACGTTAGGATTAGGATTCGTCCCTGTCCGTAAAGAAGGTAAACTTCCTCGTGAAGTGATCAAAGTTGATTACGGTCTTGAGTATGGAAAAGATGTGCTAACGATGCATAAAGACGCGATCAAACCAGGACAAAGAGTCTTGATCACAGACGATCTACTAGCAACAGGTGGAACAATCGAAGCAACGATCAAGCTTGTAGAAGAGCTTGGCGGAGTAGTTGTAGGTATCGCATTCATGATCGAACTTACTTACCTAGATGGCCGTAAAAAACTTTCAGGTTATGATATCTTCACTTTAACTCAATACTAA
- a CDS encoding tRNA threonylcarbamoyladenosine dehydratase codes for MLYQFSRNELAIGKDGIEVLKNSTVAVLGIGGVGSFSAEALARSGVGRLILIDKDDVDITNVNRQIHALVNTVGQPKVDLMKERIALINPECEVIALKMFYTEETYEQIFEYGLDFVVDASDTISYKIHLMKECLNRKIPIISSMGVANKLDPTRLQIVDISKTSYDPIAKVIRQRLRKEGITKGIPVVFSDEKPIQIREEIRKEIVPENAPGIRKAKLPPSSNAFVPSVSGLYMAGYVINKIIEDNNIKIERIR; via the coding sequence ATGCTTTATCAGTTCTCAAGAAATGAACTTGCTATTGGAAAAGATGGAATAGAGGTCTTAAAAAACTCAACTGTTGCTGTGCTTGGAATCGGGGGAGTGGGCTCCTTTTCAGCGGAAGCACTAGCTCGCTCAGGAGTTGGTCGTCTGATCCTTATCGATAAAGATGATGTCGATATCACGAACGTGAATCGTCAAATACATGCACTTGTGAATACCGTTGGACAGCCAAAGGTAGATCTTATGAAAGAGCGAATCGCGCTTATTAATCCAGAGTGCGAAGTTATCGCTCTTAAGATGTTCTATACAGAAGAAACATATGAACAAATTTTTGAATATGGACTTGATTTTGTAGTAGATGCATCTGATACGATTTCCTATAAGATTCACCTTATGAAGGAATGCTTGAATCGCAAAATACCAATTATCTCGAGCATGGGTGTGGCGAACAAATTGGACCCCACACGTCTTCAAATCGTAGATATTTCTAAGACTAGCTATGATCCGATTGCTAAGGTCATTCGCCAGCGTCTAAGAAAAGAAGGAATCACAAAAGGAATTCCGGTCGTATTCTCAGATGAAAAGCCGATCCAAATTCGTGAAGAAATTCGAAAAGAGATCGTACCTGAGAACGCTCCTGGTATTCGAAAGGCGAAGTTGCCACCGTCTTCAAACGCATTTGTACCTTCTGTTTCAGGACTCTACATGGCTGGTTACGTGATTAACAAAATCATTGAAGATAATAATATAAAGATTGAAAGAATACGATAA
- a CDS encoding Rrf2 family transcriptional regulator: MKISTKGRYGLTIMMALAKRSGEGPIALKLIAKEYSLSEHYLEQLIAPLRNAGLVKSIRGAYGGYMLAKEASTITAGDIIRVLEGPISPVEVMDDEEPAKRNLWIKIRDAVKDVLDSTTLEDLANYEDEGAQDAYMFYI, from the coding sequence ATGAAGATATCAACAAAAGGTCGGTACGGATTAACCATCATGATGGCATTAGCGAAGAGGTCAGGTGAAGGACCGATCGCGTTGAAATTAATCGCAAAAGAATATAGTCTATCAGAACATTATTTAGAGCAGCTGATTGCCCCGCTAAGAAATGCTGGACTTGTTAAGAGTATCCGAGGTGCGTATGGTGGGTACATGTTGGCAAAAGAAGCATCAACGATTACTGCTGGAGATATCATTCGCGTGCTTGAAGGACCTATCTCTCCAGTTGAAGTGATGGATGATGAAGAACCAGCGAAAAGAAATCTTTGGATTAAAATCCGAGATGCTGTAAAAGATGTGTTAGATTCTACAACACTTGAAGATTTAGCGAACTATGAAGATGAGGGCGCACAGGACGCATACATGTTTTATATATAG
- a CDS encoding RsfA family transcriptional regulator has protein sequence MSKIRQDAWSEEDDLLLAETVLRHVREGSTQLHAFEEVGDKLERTSAAVGFRWNAIVRKKYEQALKIAKKQRKERQRALARSQQQQQTKPAAKPVQTLNNTPQMHDDETYHPEEFFRTPFSYERNTSAPAPVASTPAVSEQQSYVQQTEAEAPEVTSLQGSQQPSSQSAYRQPQANNEHSLSLDEVIDFLNGLKRNGMSSGKLVQENMELRLQMNELMQQNKVMKEQLAVLEKEHQTVQEDYQALIQIMDRARKMVLFQDEDTNPNVTFRMDKNGNLEKLAK, from the coding sequence GTGTCAAAAATCAGACAGGACGCCTGGTCAGAAGAAGACGATCTATTGCTTGCCGAAACGGTCTTACGCCATGTGCGTGAAGGAAGTACACAGTTGCATGCTTTTGAAGAGGTTGGAGATAAATTAGAGCGTACGAGTGCAGCAGTTGGTTTTAGATGGAACGCAATCGTGAGAAAAAAATACGAACAAGCATTAAAGATTGCTAAAAAGCAAAGAAAAGAACGCCAGCGTGCACTAGCGAGGTCACAGCAGCAGCAACAAACAAAACCTGCAGCTAAACCTGTACAGACTCTTAATAATACTCCACAGATGCACGATGATGAAACCTATCATCCAGAAGAGTTCTTTAGAACACCTTTCTCGTATGAAAGAAACACATCAGCACCAGCTCCAGTAGCTTCGACACCTGCAGTTTCTGAACAACAGAGTTATGTTCAGCAAACCGAAGCAGAAGCACCAGAAGTTACGAGCTTACAAGGATCACAACAACCTTCATCACAAAGTGCCTATCGTCAGCCACAAGCTAATAATGAACATAGTCTTTCACTTGATGAAGTCATAGATTTTCTTAATGGGTTAAAGCGTAACGGTATGTCGAGCGGCAAGCTTGTTCAAGAAAATATGGAACTTCGTCTTCAGATGAACGAGTTAATGCAGCAGAACAAAGTGATGAAAGAACAGCTAGCTGTTCTTGAGAAAGAGCACCAAACGGTTCAGGAAGATTACCAAGCGCTGATCCAAATCATGGACCGTGCAAGAAAAATGGTACTGTTCCAAGATGAAGATACAAATCCGAATGTTACCTTCCGTATGGATAAGAACGGAAATCTAGAAAAACTAGCAAAGTAA
- a CDS encoding YitT family protein codes for MKDQKHSRWNKFLFQWSVFFIGLFIMAFGIALMIKADLGSAPWDVLHIGLFAQFGLSIGTWSIIMGFFVILATSLLTKKKPQSGAFLNMVSVGLFIDFYLWLPFFHDPVTGFGKWMFLIIGILILGFGIGLYISSDCGAGPRDSLMLALTEKSGMKVSNIRLLMEFVVLFFGWMLKGPVSFGTILFCVTIGAIVGRTLPYCQKLVKFVLERSEQYEDINKRSVRINHHDGISEEVR; via the coding sequence ATGAAAGACCAAAAGCATTCAAGATGGAACAAATTTTTGTTTCAGTGGTCTGTGTTTTTTATTGGATTATTTATCATGGCTTTCGGAATCGCGCTTATGATCAAGGCAGACCTCGGAAGTGCTCCGTGGGACGTCCTTCATATCGGACTGTTTGCACAGTTCGGACTATCGATCGGAACATGGTCGATCATAATGGGATTCTTCGTCATCTTAGCTACATCCTTATTAACTAAGAAGAAACCTCAATCAGGTGCCTTTTTAAATATGGTGTCTGTTGGTTTGTTTATTGACTTTTATTTATGGCTGCCTTTTTTTCATGATCCAGTAACAGGTTTTGGGAAATGGATGTTCTTAATAATAGGAATCTTAATCTTAGGTTTTGGAATCGGGCTATATATTTCATCAGACTGTGGTGCAGGACCAAGAGATAGTCTGATGCTTGCTCTCACTGAAAAATCAGGTATGAAAGTTTCAAATATCCGACTTCTAATGGAATTTGTCGTTTTATTTTTCGGATGGATGTTGAAGGGACCCGTTTCGTTCGGAACGATCCTTTTTTGTGTAACGATAGGAGCAATCGTGGGCAGGACCCTTCCGTATTGCCAAAAATTAGTGAAGTTTGTTTTAGAACGGAGTGAACAATATGAAGATATCAACAAAAGGTCGGTACGGATTAACCATCATGATGGCATTAGCGAAGAGGTCAGGTGA
- a CDS encoding AAA family ATPase → MDLFSYKDESSHSLKRPLANRMRPRKITEFIGQEHIAGEGKLLRRAIEADQLTPMIFFGPPGTGKTTLAKIIANSTSAWFEQLNAVTSGVADLKVIMGAARERLLLEEKKTVLFIDEIHRFNKSQQDALLPYVEDGSVILIGATTESPMFEINPALLSRSRLFRFEPLTDMHIAKVIQQALSDKERGYGKHPITMKKEAIDHIVSIANGDARTALNAVELAVLTTKPDKDGNITITIEIAEESIQQRVLQYDKKGDNHYDTVSAFIKSIRGSDPDAALYWLAKMIYAGEDPRFIARRLLVHAAEDVGLADPNALLVAHAASYAADFIGMPEARIPLAEATLYLATAPKSNKVITGIDKALDAVKKEKTGLVPIHLRDAHYKGAKQLQHGEDYKYPHNFEDGYVPQEYLPKHLQGKTFYEPTERGFEKNIKKRLDYFNDRKKKGK, encoded by the coding sequence ATGGACTTGTTTTCTTATAAAGATGAAAGCTCCCATTCTTTAAAAAGACCTCTTGCTAACCGCATGCGTCCAAGAAAAATAACAGAGTTTATCGGCCAAGAGCATATAGCTGGAGAAGGTAAGCTGTTAAGACGAGCGATCGAAGCTGATCAACTCACTCCGATGATCTTTTTTGGACCTCCCGGAACCGGCAAAACGACTTTAGCAAAAATTATAGCAAATTCCACATCTGCATGGTTTGAACAACTGAATGCGGTTACGTCTGGAGTTGCTGATTTAAAAGTCATCATGGGAGCTGCCAGAGAACGCCTGTTATTAGAAGAAAAAAAGACCGTGCTCTTTATCGACGAGATCCATCGTTTTAACAAAAGTCAACAAGACGCGCTACTTCCATACGTGGAAGACGGATCGGTTATCTTAATCGGAGCAACAACAGAAAGTCCGATGTTTGAGATAAACCCCGCTCTTTTATCAAGATCTCGATTATTTCGTTTTGAACCACTAACAGATATGCATATTGCAAAAGTGATTCAGCAAGCTCTTTCTGATAAAGAAAGAGGATATGGCAAACATCCGATCACCATGAAAAAAGAGGCAATCGATCATATTGTCTCTATTGCGAACGGAGACGCACGAACAGCACTTAATGCAGTGGAACTTGCTGTGTTAACAACGAAACCAGACAAAGACGGAAACATTACAATCACAATAGAAATCGCTGAAGAATCCATTCAACAAAGAGTCCTTCAGTATGATAAAAAAGGTGACAACCATTATGATACAGTCTCCGCTTTTATTAAAAGCATACGTGGATCAGATCCTGATGCAGCATTATATTGGCTCGCGAAAATGATTTATGCCGGCGAAGATCCTCGCTTTATTGCCCGCAGATTGCTCGTTCATGCAGCAGAAGATGTCGGTCTCGCTGACCCGAACGCGTTACTTGTTGCACATGCTGCTAGTTATGCGGCTGATTTTATCGGTATGCCTGAAGCTCGCATTCCACTTGCAGAAGCTACCCTTTACTTAGCTACGGCTCCTAAAAGCAATAAAGTGATAACAGGAATCGATAAAGCACTTGATGCAGTAAAGAAAGAAAAAACTGGTCTCGTCCCGATCCATCTTCGTGATGCTCATTATAAAGGAGCGAAACAACTTCAACATGGTGAGGACTACAAATATCCACATAATTTTGAAGATGGTTATGTACCACAAGAATACTTACCAAAGCATCTGCAGGGAAAGACTTTTTATGAACCTACTGAACGTGGCTTTGAAAAGAATATAAAGAAACGTCTCGACTATTTTAATGATCGCAAGAAAAAAGGAAAGTAA
- the aspS gene encoding aspartate--tRNA ligase, producing MEYRTHQCGKITEQYIGEKVTITGWVQKRRDLGGLIFIDLRDRSGVVQIVFSPEVSPEALETAEKVRSEYVLTITGNVLERDPSTVNPAMNTGKIEISGEEVKILNSAKTPPFSISEDMDITEDIRLKYRYLDLRRPIMQETLKMRHEVTRYIRNFLENDEFMEMETPMLTKSTPEGARDYLVPSRVHPGEFYALPQSPQLFKQLLMVSGFEKYYQIVRCFRDEDLRADRQPEFTQVDIETSFMGQEPLLAMMEGMMTGLVKKVKGVEIPKPFPRMTYKEAMDRYGSDKPDTRFGLELINVSEIVKDSGFKVFAAAVENGGQVKAINVKGKAANYSRKDIDGLTEFTARYGAKGLAWMKVEAEGLKGPISKFFNEEDAANLTNTLQAEEGDLLLFVADKPSVVADSLGALRQKLAKDLDLIDQSKYNFLWVVDFPLVEYDEDAGRFVALHHPFTMPKTEDLHLMDTNPAEVRAQAYDLVLNGYELGGGSQRIYQRDVQEKMFKTLGFTEEAAREEFGFLLEAFEYGTPPHGGIALGLDRMVMLLAGRSNLRDTIAFPKTASASCLLTNAPSAVNEKQLDELHLSVKVKQETK from the coding sequence ATGGAATATCGCACACATCAATGCGGAAAGATTACAGAACAATATATCGGTGAAAAAGTAACAATAACAGGTTGGGTACAAAAAAGACGTGACTTAGGCGGATTGATCTTCATCGACCTTCGTGACCGTTCTGGTGTTGTACAAATCGTCTTTTCACCAGAAGTATCACCTGAAGCATTAGAAACTGCTGAAAAAGTAAGAAGTGAATATGTACTTACGATCACAGGAAACGTTCTTGAGCGTGACCCAAGCACGGTTAACCCAGCTATGAATACTGGTAAGATTGAAATCTCTGGAGAAGAAGTCAAGATTTTGAACAGTGCAAAAACACCACCTTTTTCTATCAGCGAAGATATGGATATTACAGAAGATATTCGTCTGAAGTACCGCTATCTGGACCTTCGTCGTCCGATCATGCAGGAAACATTGAAGATGAGACATGAAGTAACTCGCTATATCCGTAACTTCCTTGAGAACGATGAATTTATGGAGATGGAAACACCGATGCTTACGAAGAGCACACCTGAAGGAGCGCGTGACTATCTAGTACCGAGCCGTGTTCACCCAGGCGAATTCTATGCATTGCCGCAATCACCACAACTATTTAAACAGTTGCTAATGGTTTCAGGTTTTGAAAAATACTATCAGATTGTTCGTTGTTTCAGAGACGAAGATCTGCGTGCAGACCGTCAGCCTGAATTTACTCAAGTCGATATCGAAACTTCTTTCATGGGTCAAGAACCTCTTCTAGCAATGATGGAAGGGATGATGACAGGACTCGTGAAAAAAGTAAAAGGTGTAGAGATTCCAAAACCATTCCCAAGAATGACATATAAAGAAGCAATGGATCGTTATGGTTCTGATAAACCGGATACGCGTTTCGGTCTTGAACTGATCAACGTTTCAGAGATCGTTAAGGATTCTGGATTTAAAGTATTTGCAGCAGCAGTTGAAAACGGTGGTCAAGTTAAAGCGATCAACGTTAAAGGTAAAGCAGCAAATTATTCTAGAAAAGATATTGATGGTCTGACTGAATTCACTGCTCGATACGGAGCAAAAGGCCTTGCTTGGATGAAAGTTGAAGCAGAAGGATTAAAAGGACCTATTTCAAAGTTCTTTAATGAAGAAGATGCTGCTAACTTAACGAACACACTGCAAGCAGAAGAAGGCGATCTGTTGTTATTTGTAGCAGATAAGCCGTCTGTTGTAGCAGACAGCTTAGGAGCGTTAAGACAAAAGCTTGCAAAAGATTTAGATCTGATCGATCAATCTAAATACAATTTCTTGTGGGTCGTTGATTTCCCACTTGTTGAATACGATGAGGATGCAGGCCGTTTTGTGGCGCTTCACCATCCATTCACGATGCCGAAGACAGAAGATCTTCACTTAATGGATACCAATCCTGCTGAAGTAAGAGCACAAGCGTACGACTTAGTTCTTAATGGTTATGAGCTGGGTGGAGGGTCTCAGCGTATCTACCAACGTGACGTTCAAGAGAAAATGTTTAAAACATTAGGATTCACTGAGGAAGCAGCGCGTGAAGAGTTTGGATTCCTTTTAGAGGCATTCGAATATGGAACACCTCCACATGGTGGAATTGCGTTAGGACTTGACCGTATGGTGATGTTACTTGCTGGAAGAAGTAACTTAAGAGACACGATTGCTTTCCCGAAAACAGCATCTGCATCTTGTTTATTGACGAATGCACCTTCTGCTGTAAATGAAAAGCAGCTTGATGAACTTCACTTATCTGTGAAAGTGAAGCAAGAAACCAAGTAA
- a CDS encoding bifunctional (p)ppGpp synthetase/guanosine-3',5'-bis(diphosphate) 3'-pyrophosphohydrolase: MTIEEVLQKAESYLSKDDLSFITKAYEYARNAHEGQFRKSGEPYIHHPVEVAAILVNLQMDPVTVAAGFLHDVVEDTPITLKDISTQFNEEVAMLVDGVTKLKKIKFKSKEEQQAENHRKMFVAMAQDIRCILIKLADRLHNMRTLKHMPKEKQIQKANETLEIFAPLAHRLGISTIKWELEDVSLRYLNPQQYYRIVNLMQQKRAEREEYVHQVMDEMKSKLKEVNIQVDISGRPKHIYSIYRKMAKQGKQFNEIYDLLAVRIIVQNIKDCYAALGIIHTAYKPMPGRFKDYIAMPKANMYQSLHTTVIGPKGDPLEVQIRTSDMHRVAEYGIAAHWAYKEGATKAPVSSFENKLTWFREILEWQNDVVDAEEFMESLKVDLFSDMVFVFTPKGDVYELPSGSVPIDFAYRIHTEIGNRCIGAKVNGKMVTLDYRLKTGDIIEILTSKHSYGPSQDWLKITQSSHAKNKIRQWFKRERREENVAKGKELVEKEIKNRGYDLKDIFTNENIQYVAQKYNFAGEEDMYAAVGYNGITAAQIATRLTDKVRRKKEQDPDNSELLDAIRDSAEKPEPKRRTDSGIVVKGIDNMLIRLSKCCNPVPGDDIVGYITKGRGVSVHREDCVNVHNEDAQVRLLPVEWEGNLEQPKNYNVDIEINGFDRRGLLNEVLHAVAETKTNITAVSGKSDRNKMATISMSISIHNVSHLQKVVERIKRIPDIYAVRRLMQ, translated from the coding sequence ATGACGATTGAGGAAGTATTGCAAAAAGCGGAGAGCTATCTTTCAAAAGATGACTTAAGCTTCATCACGAAGGCTTATGAATACGCAAGAAATGCACACGAGGGACAATTCCGTAAATCCGGAGAGCCCTATATTCATCATCCTGTTGAAGTAGCAGCGATATTGGTGAATCTGCAGATGGATCCTGTGACTGTAGCAGCAGGGTTTCTTCATGATGTAGTTGAAGATACACCAATCACACTCAAAGATATTTCCACTCAATTCAATGAAGAAGTGGCGATGCTTGTTGATGGTGTTACGAAGCTGAAGAAAATCAAGTTTAAATCAAAAGAAGAGCAGCAGGCTGAGAATCATCGAAAGATGTTCGTCGCTATGGCCCAAGATATTCGTTGTATCTTGATCAAGCTGGCTGACCGACTTCACAATATGCGCACATTAAAGCATATGCCAAAAGAAAAACAGATTCAAAAAGCGAATGAGACACTTGAAATCTTCGCTCCGCTTGCCCATCGCCTTGGGATTTCAACAATAAAGTGGGAGCTTGAAGATGTTTCTTTAAGATACCTAAATCCACAGCAATACTACAGAATCGTTAACTTGATGCAGCAAAAGCGTGCGGAACGGGAAGAGTATGTTCATCAAGTGATGGATGAGATGAAGAGCAAGCTTAAAGAAGTTAACATTCAAGTCGATATCTCTGGAAGACCGAAACATATTTATAGCATCTATCGAAAAATGGCTAAACAAGGTAAGCAGTTCAATGAGATCTATGACCTTTTAGCTGTTCGTATTATTGTTCAGAATATTAAAGATTGTTATGCAGCCCTTGGTATCATTCATACGGCTTACAAGCCGATGCCTGGCCGTTTTAAAGATTATATCGCTATGCCAAAAGCAAATATGTACCAGTCTCTGCATACGACAGTAATCGGACCAAAAGGTGATCCACTCGAGGTGCAGATCAGAACGTCGGATATGCATCGCGTAGCTGAATACGGGATCGCGGCACACTGGGCATATAAAGAAGGTGCAACGAAAGCACCTGTGAGCTCATTTGAAAATAAATTAACATGGTTCCGTGAAATTCTTGAATGGCAAAACGATGTTGTAGATGCTGAAGAGTTTATGGAATCTCTTAAGGTTGATCTGTTTTCTGATATGGTGTTCGTGTTCACTCCAAAAGGTGATGTATACGAGCTTCCGTCAGGATCGGTTCCAATCGATTTTGCATACCGAATTCATACCGAGATTGGTAACAGATGCATTGGTGCAAAAGTGAATGGAAAGATGGTCACGTTAGATTATCGTTTGAAAACGGGAGATATTATCGAGATCTTAACGAGCAAACATTCCTATGGACCGAGTCAGGATTGGTTAAAGATCACTCAGAGCTCTCATGCAAAAAACAAGATTCGTCAATGGTTTAAGCGTGAAAGAAGAGAAGAGAACGTCGCAAAAGGAAAAGAACTTGTTGAAAAAGAGATCAAGAATCGCGGTTATGATCTGAAAGACATCTTCACGAATGAAAATATTCAATATGTGGCTCAAAAGTATAACTTTGCTGGGGAAGAAGATATGTACGCCGCTGTCGGTTATAACGGTATAACGGCTGCACAGATCGCTACTCGATTAACAGATAAAGTTCGCCGCAAAAAAGAGCAAGATCCGGATAATTCAGAACTGCTTGATGCAATAAGAGACTCTGCTGAAAAGCCTGAACCGAAACGTAGAACAGATTCTGGTATCGTGGTTAAAGGCATTGATAACATGCTGATCCGATTATCAAAATGTTGCAATCCGGTTCCTGGAGATGACATTGTTGGTTATATCACAAAAGGTCGGGGTGTTTCTGTTCACCGTGAGGATTGTGTTAACGTACACAACGAAGATGCACAAGTACGACTTCTACCGGTTGAATGGGAAGGTAATCTTGAGCAACCGAAAAACTATAACGTTGATATTGAGATCAATGGTTTTGATCGTCGTGGCCTATTAAATGAGGTTCTGCATGCAGTTGCAGAAACGAAAACGAATATCACAGCAGTAAGCGGTAAATCAGATCGCAACAAGATGGCAACTATCAGTATGTCGATCTCGATTCACAACGTCAGCCACCTTCAAAAAGTGGTCGAACGAATTAAAAGAATACCTGACATATATGCGGTTAGAAGATTGATGCAATAG
- the dtd gene encoding D-aminoacyl-tRNA deacylase, which yields MKVVLQRSKEAKVLVDSEVKGRIDRGLVLLVGVTHEDTEKDADYLAEKIVNLRIFEDENGKMNLSLKDTEGSILSISQFTLYGDTKKGRRPNFMDAAKPDHAITMYDYFNDKLKSLGVHVETGVFGAMMDVSFTNDGPVTLIMDSKN from the coding sequence GTGAAAGTAGTATTACAGCGTTCAAAAGAGGCAAAGGTCTTAGTGGATTCTGAAGTAAAAGGCAGAATTGACAGAGGCCTTGTACTCTTAGTTGGTGTTACACATGAAGATACAGAAAAAGATGCAGATTATTTAGCAGAAAAGATCGTAAATCTTCGCATATTTGAAGATGAAAATGGAAAGATGAATCTTTCTTTAAAAGATACAGAAGGAAGCATCCTTTCCATTTCACAGTTTACGTTATACGGTGACACGAAAAAAGGAAGGCGTCCAAACTTTATGGATGCTGCTAAACCAGATCATGCTATCACGATGTATGACTATTTTAATGACAAGCTTAAGAGCTTAGGTGTACATGTCGAAACTGGTGTATTTGGCGCGATGATGGATGTCTCGTTTACGAATGATGGACCTGTAACCTTAATTATGGACTCTAAAAATTAA